A single genomic interval of Spinacia oleracea cultivar Varoflay chromosome 6, BTI_SOV_V1, whole genome shotgun sequence harbors:
- the LOC130463629 gene encoding uncharacterized protein, with translation MNITRVGATPWYFSVVYASPDPSKRRELWDHLREFAHTHNEPWLIAGDFNDTRTNAERSAACPETHRRAARFNDWVEDMDLIEVEFAGASHTWARGLTPETRQSARLDRALCNAEWGIRFETANAAWLLHENFKEFVVSKWDKSSPLISALHKLSADLQTWNKDMFGNIFKQKRTLLARIAGVQKLLVERKDRGLMKLEARLRRDLDEVLDREEAHWYQKSRVEWIKNGDRNTTFFHLSTIVRRWRNKIAAIKGNKGDWVFDSQSVKDIIVGYFTDLFTEEGEPESFDVPYDVFPEIPQREWESLEKPYTRMEIEFVVKNMGALKAPGPDGFQALFYQKNWELVCSSVYDMVIPVLEGKGMPANVNDTHIVLLPKIERPELPLHFRPIGLCNVTYKIITKAIVNRIKPILPLLISNTQASFVPGRQITDNIVIFQEVLHTMKRKQGGKGYMAIKIDFEKAYDRLRWSFIRDTLMQMNLPLLLINVIMECVTTSNLHVLWNGEPSQSFKPGRGIRQGDPLSPYLFVMCMERLYQTIEEAIIAKKWKPIRASRNGPLLSNLFFADDILLLAEASFYLDLDCYILYANGQTPKNGLHDIDKKARRFIWGGHDDKRCTHLLAWEVLQKPREQGGVGIRSAKQANPAFLAKLGWRTLTEPNALWSRVLRAKYCKGRCDIDMFEPKKGMSNVRRGITENAKLLCEGMRMAVGNGNQTLFWDHKWATDKPLSDLVTKPLSPDLAGATVAEMWESGFGWRWEIFSPYLQQDTLKLIQSYELKDDPDIGDLVYWQGESKGKFSIKSALRIMRHTTDTIDDVCWETIWSAPVQQRIRAFLWLSCHDRILGNLNRFKRRMADNPKCYICDAREESTLHILRDYPAAKLVWRRVGSIALLPHFFTSNLKDWITTNLNGLAGEELVDWRTSFGVAIWWIWKWRNSFVFNRKHEIPVDIGAFIQVRIDETKRSLEDLTFEVHGPRQERVETFIRWNPPLAGCYSLNCDGAAKGAPGAAGGGAIIRDCEGNFVAGLSANYGHCVAIKAEIMALIMGLELAQNLSIQQLEVQLDSMACVQILQNRELTHGDCHHHINYCRAMIQDARWIIMIKHVYREGNRVADWLANQGVAQSNRLNILQFVPVELSRILEEDRRGVALPRFVPP, from the exons ATGAATATCACTAGGGTGGGTGCAACCCCGTGGTATTTCTCTGTCGTCTATGCTAGCCCTGACCCTTCCAAAAGGAGAGAACTATGGGATCACCTTCGAGAATTCGCACATACTCACAATGAGCCTTGGCTTATTGCGGGGGATTTCAATGATACAAGAACTAATGCTGAGAGGAGCGCTGCGTGCCCAGAAACCCATCGAAGAGCTGCAAGATTCAATGATTGGGTAGAGGACATGGACTTGATCGAAGTGGAATTCGCAGGGGCGTCACACACTTGGGCAAGAGGTCTAACCCCTGAGACAAGGCAGAGTGCACGGCTAGACAGAGCTCTCTGTAATGCAGAATGGGGAATACGGTTTGAAACTGctaat GCAGCCTGGTTGCTCCATGAAAACTTTAAAGAGTTTGTGGTATCCAAATGGGATAAAAGTAGCCCTTTAATTTCAGCCCTCCATAAATTATCTGCAGACTTGCAGACCTGGAATAAGGACATGTTTGGAAATATCTTTAAGCAGAAAAGAACTCTCTTGGCCCGAATAGCTGGTGTGCAAAAACTCCTGGTTGAGCGTAAGGATCGTGGTCTAATGAAACTTGAAGCTCGTTTGCGCAGAGATTTGGATGAGGTGTTAGACCGTGAAGAAGCTCACTGGTACCAGAAATCTCGAGTTGAGTGGATAAAAAATGGTGATCGTAATACCACCTTTTTCCACTTAAGTACAATTGTGCGAAGGTGGAGAAATAAAATAGCAGCTATAAAAGGAAACAAAGGTGACTGGGTTTTTGATTCTCAATCGGTTAAAGATATTATTGTTGGTTATTTCACAGACCTTTTCACTGAGGAAGGTGAGCCAGAGTCCTTTGATGTGCCAtatgatgtatttccagaaatTCCTCAACGTGAGTGGGAAAGCTTGGAAAAACCTTACACTCGAATGGAGATTGAGTTCGTTGTAAAGAACATGGGTGCATTGAAAGCACCTGGGCCTGACGGATTCCAAGCTTTATTTTATCAGAAGAATTGGGAGCTAGTTTGCAGTAGTGTGTATGATATGGTGATCCCAGTTCTGGAAGGGAAGGGGATGCCTGCCAATGTGAACGACACCCACATTGTTCTCCTGCCAAAAATTGAAAGACCTGAGCTCCCGTTGCATTTCAGACCAATCGGCCTATGCAATGTCACTTACAAGATCATCACAAAGGCCATTGTGAACCGCATAAAGCCCATTCTCCCACTGTTAATCTCTAACACTCAGGCGAGTTTCGTTCCAGGAAGACAAATAACGGACAACATAGTCATTTTCCAAGAGGTACTTCATACGATGAAACGAAAACAAGGTGGGAAAGGTTACATGGCAATCAAAATCGATTTTGAAAAAGCTTACGATCGATTGAGATGGTCATTCATTAGGGATACTCTTATGCAAATGAACCTGCCGCTTCTTTTGATTAATGTTATCATGGAGTGCGTGACTACTTCAAACCTCCATGTTCTTTGGAACGGTGAACCGTCACAAAGTTTCAAGCCCGGTAGAGGAATCCGTCAAGGGGATCCCTTATCTCCCTACCTTTTTGTCATGTGTATGGAACGTCTGTACCAAACTATTGAGGAAGCAATCATAGCCAAGAAATGGAAGCCCATCCGAGCTAGTAGAAATGGTCCGCTTTTGTCGAACTTATTTTTCGCTGATGACATACTTCTGCTAGCCGAGGCAAGCT TCTACCTTGACCTCGATTGCTACATACTCTATGCAAACGGCCAAACTCCCAAGAACGGTTTGCATGACATTGATAAGAAAGCTAGGAGGTTCATATGGGGCGGTCACGACGACAAAAGGTGTACTCATCTACTTGCCTGGGAGGTTCTTCAAAAACCTCGCGAACAAGGAGGGGTGGGCATACGTTCAGCGAAGCAAGCTAACCCTGCCTTCCTGGCCAAGCTTGGCTGGAGAACGCTCACAGAACCAAATGCATTGTGGTCAAGAGTACTCCGAGCAAAGTATTGCAAGGGACGTTGCGACATCGATATGTTTGAGCCTAAGAAGGGGATGTCGAATGTAAGGAGAGGAATAACTGAGAATGCGAAGCTACTATGTGAAGGCATGAGGATGGCTGTGGGGAATGGAAATCAAACCCTATTCTGGGACCACAAGTGGGCAACTGATAAACCACTCAGTGACCTAGTAACCAAGCCTCTATCTCCTGATCTTGCGGGTGCTACAGTGGCTGAAATGTGGGAGAGTGGCTTTGGTTGGAGGTGGGAAATCTTCTCTCCATATCTCCAGCAAGACACTCTTAAACTCATACAATCTTATGAGTTGAAGGATGATCCAGATATTGGGGACCTAGTGTACTGGCAAGGTGAATCAAAGGGCAAATTTTCAATAAAATCAGCCCTGCGGATCATGAGACACACAACTGATACTATTGATGATGTATGTTGGGAGACAATATGGAGTGCTCCTGTGCAACAAAGAATACGAGCATTCTTATGGCTATCCTGCCATGACCGCATTCTAGGCAATCTAAACAGATTTAAAAGAAGAATGGCTGATAATCCTAAATGTTACATATGTGATGCAAGGGAGGAATCAACCCTCCACATTCTACGAGATTATCCGGCAGCGAAACTAGTTTGGAGGAGAGTTGGCAGCATCGCTCTTCTTCCTCATTTCTTCACCAGTAACCTGAAAGACTGGATTACCACTAATCTGAACGGCTTGGCTGGGGAAGAGTTGGTGGATTGGCGAACATCATTTGGAGTGGCCATATGGTGGATTTGGAAGTGGAGAAACAGTTTTGTGTTTAATCGCAAGCACGAAATTCCTGTTGATATTGGAGCGTTTATCCAAGTGCGCATTGATGAAACTAAACGCAGCCTCGAAGATCTCACCTTTGAAGTTCATGGTCCAAGGCAGGAACGAGTTGAGACATTCATTAGGTGGAATCCACCCCTAGCTGGCTGCTATTCTTTGAACTGCGATGGAGCAGCGAAGGGGGCTCCAGGAGCTGCTGGTGGAGGCGCAATAATAAGGGATTGTGAAGGAAATTTTGTTGCAGGCCTGTCTGCTAACTACGGGCACTGTGTTGCAATCAAGGCAGAAATAATGGCACTCATTATGGGGCTAGAGTTGGCCCAAAACCTCAGCATCCAGCAATTAGAAGTGCAACTAGATAGTATGGCGTGTGTGCAAATACTTCAAAACAGGGAGCTAACTCATGGAGATTGTCATCACCATATTAACTACTGTCGAGCTATGATCCAGGATGCCCGCTGGATAATTATGATCAAGCATGTGTATCGGGAAGGAAACCGCGTGGCGGATTGGCTAGCTAATCAAGGCGTCGCTCAAAGCAATAGGCTTAACATATTACAATTTGTACCCGTAGAACTTAGTCGTATCTTAGAGGAGGATAGGCGAGGTGTGGCACTACCTCGTTTCGTCCCtccttag